The Ralstonia sp. RRA DNA segment CGGCAGCTCCACCGTCACGGTGTGCGCAAACTGCGTCAGCCCCACCTGTTCGAGCAACTCCATCGCACGCTCATTCAAGACATTGAGCGATTGCTCGCTTTGCCAGAACGCGTATGCCGTACCGAGTTGACGCTGCAGCCCAACGCGAACGTTTTCCATCACCGTCAGATGCGGAAACACGGCGGAGATCTGGAACGAGCGAATCACGCCGCGCCGCGCAATCTGCGCCGGCTTTTCCGCGGTGATATCGAGGCCGTTGAACAGGATGGTGCCGCGCGTGGGCACCAGGAATTTGGTCAGCAGGTTGAAGCAAGTCGTCTTGCCAGCACCGTTCGGGCCGATGAGCGCATGGATCGACCCACGCTGCACGCGCAGGTTGACGTCGGACACGGCGGTAAAGCCCTTGAAGGCCTTGGTCAGTCCGCGCGTTTCGAGAATGATGTCCTGCGCCATGATTCCCTCTGGTCTCCCGCCTCTTTTTTGGTGCGGACGATTGTCAACGGCTGTTGCGTCGCAAAACATCGGGGTTTGTACCAAGACGATTACGCGTCGCTTACCGCCCCGAAACCCGCGCCGGTACTGGCTTTGCGGCTGACCGGCGAGGGTTACGTAGAGTTACGTATCGGAGCAATACCGATTGCCTATCGATATGACACCGGCGCGTGTCACGCCCGTGTCATCGGCCCGCAAACCGGCGTCAGGCCGCCACTGGCTCGCCGCGCGCACGCGCCTTGCGCGCCGCACGAATCATCTCGCTCGCCTTCTCCGCAATCATGATCGTCGGCGAGTTGGTATTGCCCGACGTGATGGTCGGCATGACAGACGCATCGACCACACGCAGGCCCTCGATGCCGCGCACACGCAACTGCGCGTCGACCACCGCGTTTGCATCATCCGCGCGCCCCATGCGGCACGTGCCGACCGGGTGGAAGATGGTCGTGCCGATTTCGCCTGCAGCACGGGCAAGGTCTTCGTCGGTCTGGAAGGTCACGCCAGGCAGATATTCCTCCGGCTTGTACTTGGCCAACGCAGGTTGCGCGACGATGCGGCGCGTCAGGCGCAGTGAATCGGCCGCGACCTTGCGGTCTTCCTCTGTGGACAAGTAGTTCGGCGCGATCGTCGGCGCAGCAAACGGATCGGCCGAGGTGACATGCACCGAGCCACGCGAGGTCGGCCGCAGGTTGCACACGCTGGCGGTGAAGGCGTTGAACGCATGCAGCGGATCACCAAACTTGTCGAGCGAGAGCGGCTGCACGTGGTACTCCACATCCGGCCGCGCCACGCGCGGGTTCGAACGCGCGAACACCCCCAACTGCGATGGCGCCATGCTCATCGGCCCGCTGCGGTTGAACGCGTACTCCATGCCGATCAGCGCCTTGCCCCACCAGTTGGCGGCGCGCGTGTTGAGCGTCGGCACGCCATGTACCTTCACCACGCTGCGCAGTTGCAGATGGTCCTGCAGGTTCTCGCCCACACCGGGCAGCGCCTGACGCACGTGGATGCCCAGCGCCTGCAGTCGCTCCGGCTGACCGATGCCCGCCAGCTCCAGCAGCTGCGGCGAGTTGATCGCCCCAGCCGAGAGGATCACCTCTTCACGCGCGGCCACCGTGTAGTCCTGCCCTGCCCCGCGATACGTCACGCCCGTACAGCGCTTGCCGTCAAACGTGAGCGCGCGCACCTGCGCACCGGTCACGATGGTCAGATTGGGCCGTTGCGATGCCGGACGCAGAAAACCCTTGGCCGTGTTCCAACGGATGCCGTGTTTCTGGTTGACCTCGAAGTAGCCGACACCGAAGTTGTCCCCACGGTTGAAGTCGCTCGTGCGCGGGATGCCGGCCTGCACGGCGGCTTCGATGAAGGTCTCCAGCACTTGCCACTGCAGGCGCTGCGGTTCGACGCGCCATTCGCCGCTGGCGCCGTGCCATTCGTTGGCACCGCCGTGGTAGTTCTCGCTGGTCTTGAAGAGCGGCAGCACGGCATCCCACTTCCACGACGCATCGCCGGTGGTGGCAGCCCAGCCGTCGTAGTCCTCGCACTGGCCGCGCATGTAGATCATGCCGTTGATCGACGAGCAGCCGCCCAGTACGCGGCCGCGCGGGTAGCCGAGTGAGCGGCCATTCAGGCCGGGTTCTTCACGTGTGCGGTAGAGCCAGTCGGTGCGCGGGTTGCCAATGCAATACAGATAGCCGACGGGGATGTGGATCCAGTGGTAATCGTCCTTGCCGCCGGCTTCGAGCAGCAGCACAGAGACGTCGGGGTCCTGCGTCAGACGGTTGGCGAGGACGCAGCCCGCGGAGCCTGCGCCGATGATGATGTAGTCGTAGGTTTCCATGTCTCCGTGCTTCTTTTCCTTGGTGTTGCTGGGTTTTGTTTTCTTGTTCTTGTTCTTGTGGTGCATCCCTTGTTTCATCCCCTGCCGGGGCTGACTCACTTTCTTTGTCTTGCCAAAGAAAGTAAGCAAAGAAAGGCGCGCCCGAGATAGCGAAACATTCCTTGAATTTCTGTCGCAGGGAGGGGAAGGGAAAAACTCGCTTCGCTCAAACAGTTTCCCTTCCTTTTTCCTCCCTGCAACAAAAATTCAAGGCGCCATCTAGGGCAGGAACAGCCACACCGTTGGTCTGCCTGTCCCGACGGTTTGTAATCACCTGCGCACCTCTGGTGAAGGGGCATTGTGCACGGGATTGGCAGATTTTGTGACGGACTGCTGGTTGGCATACTGGACAGCGCCAGCGCCGTGCATGAATTCAGCCGAATGAAAGCAAGCGTTCATGCACTCGACTTGCGCATACCTGCTCACCCTCCTAGCTTGGGAAATACAGCTAGATAAACGTCCAGCGGGTCATGCGTTGCGCATTCCGCAAAAGGGGGAGACGTGAAGACAAAGATCTTGGCCATCGCCGCAGCGGGCCTGGTTGCCGTCGTCTGGTGGATGTCCTCCCCCAGCCGCACAGACATTGACGTCGTAGAAAATCAGGCGGGCCGCCCCGGCGTGAAATCGACGGACTTTGAATCCACGGTCAGCGGCATCGATGCCAATGAGAACGGTGTGCGTGACGACATCGAGCGTTATATCGCGAAGACCTATCCAGCCCCCGCGCAACGCGCCGCGATGATGCAGTACGCGAGGGCCCAGCAGAATTACCTCTTGACCGCAACCACGCCAGAAAAGGCGAAGGCAGCTGCGCAAATGCTATGGCAATCCTTTGCCTGTGCGCGTCGGCAATTCGGAAAGGAATGGTTGGACCTGACCAAAGACATTCTCGCTATGCATCTCAACACTGGTGTGCGATACAAGGCGTATGCGCGAGCGCAAGACAACCTCGCAGGCCAGATCGTCGACTCTTATACCGGAGATGACGCGTGCATTCAGGACGCGGGCTAATCACGCCCGCCTGAACGACATCAAATCCGCCCAGCCAACCACTCCGTCATCTTCCCAAACACCTCACCACGCAACGGTTCAGCCTCGTTGAAGATCTCGTGGTACCCCGAATCAAACCACGCCAGCGTGCGCAACTCCTCCGGCGCATTCGCATAAAAATCCCGACTGCCGGACGGATCAACAATCGAATCAGACCCCCCCGCCATCAGCAGCATCGGCGCTTCC contains these protein-coding regions:
- a CDS encoding ABC transporter ATP-binding protein, translated to MAQDIILETRGLTKAFKGFTAVSDVNLRVQRGSIHALIGPNGAGKTTCFNLLTKFLVPTRGTILFNGLDITAEKPAQIARRGVIRSFQISAVFPHLTVMENVRVGLQRQLGTAYAFWQSEQSLNVLNERAMELLEQVGLTQFAHTVTVELPYGRKRALEIATTLAMEPELMLLDEPTQGMGHEDVDRVTELIKRVSEGRTILMVEHNMNVVSSIADKITVLQRGQILAEGPYEDVSKNPQVMEAYMGTADAALEGH
- a CDS encoding choline dehydrogenase, producing METYDYIIIGAGSAGCVLANRLTQDPDVSVLLLEAGGKDDYHWIHIPVGYLYCIGNPRTDWLYRTREEPGLNGRSLGYPRGRVLGGCSSINGMIYMRGQCEDYDGWAATTGDASWKWDAVLPLFKTSENYHGGANEWHGASGEWRVEPQRLQWQVLETFIEAAVQAGIPRTSDFNRGDNFGVGYFEVNQKHGIRWNTAKGFLRPASQRPNLTIVTGAQVRALTFDGKRCTGVTYRGAGQDYTVAAREEVILSAGAINSPQLLELAGIGQPERLQALGIHVRQALPGVGENLQDHLQLRSVVKVHGVPTLNTRAANWWGKALIGMEYAFNRSGPMSMAPSQLGVFARSNPRVARPDVEYHVQPLSLDKFGDPLHAFNAFTASVCNLRPTSRGSVHVTSADPFAAPTIAPNYLSTEEDRKVAADSLRLTRRIVAQPALAKYKPEEYLPGVTFQTDEDLARAAGEIGTTIFHPVGTCRMGRADDANAVVDAQLRVRGIEGLRVVDASVMPTITSGNTNSPTIMIAEKASEMIRAARKARARGEPVAA